ATACAAGTGTGGCGTTTGGGAGAGGGGTGTTGAATGTCTCCAATCCTCCCTTGCAAATGCTGACACAGAAACACACCCCAGGCCATTCCCCACACAGTCAGGTTTATGTCAAGCTTCAGAGCCcaccagagatgcatttgcagCAGAGAACTGGCACAAGTGAGGAATAGGCTCATTCAGTGCACATCTGCATTTGGCAATTCTCTCCTGCACAATTTTCCCATTCACACTATTCACCTTTTAGGGAAATCACTATTTGATAACTGTGTGCTGCTTCATGACATGCAATTCTGCCCTGATAGTCATGGATTAGTTATGCatcatttaaattttttattgtgtGCGCAGCATGCTTGTCTCCCACTGGAGCCATTGGAGGGCTCAACGTTCCTGGATATAGAAGCTGAACGCTTTCCCTTTCTAAGTGACACTGAGCAGGATTTATAACTTACATCTTACTgaagtgtttaataataataataataataataataataataataataataatgccccttACAAATTGTGACGGGTTTCCCACTCATCTATTGCATTATCTCCTAAACCATTCAGCAGTGCTGTGGAGAAACAACTCACACTAGTACCTAGTCTAAGGTTAGGCACCAAAGGAAATATAATGCACAGTGCAGTCAATGCACATTGTAGATCTTGATACACAAAAAGAACAGATAGGTTAAAGCTATTTATGTAACTTTCTTCGGGGCAAAGCATACTTTCCTTAACGCAGTAAGCAGAGCATTGCACAACGTCTGACTGCTGGTAAAGAAGATTGTTAACTTCATATTGATTTCAGCTATCATTTTTATGGAGAAAGCAAAGTTCATGTTTTCGTGGTATAGAGAGAAACCTATGCAGGCACTGAAGATCTGCAAATCAAAAGGTCTCTTGAATACATAATCCAGCCAATCCCAGCAATAAGGGCACTGCGAATTGAATTACAGGCAACCCCCCCATTTACACGCATTCAATATGTTTGTGACCACGCGGCTGCATATCACACCGAACCCGGAAGTGACCCAAAAGTGTCACAAAAAGGGGTGGAACAGGACGgaatgtttgcaggcttttccagtgGTGTTTCAAATGCACACAATTTCACTGATGCGCAGAGTGCCTTGGAATGTAACTCTCACGTAAATGGGGGCTGCCTGTACTGTTTTGAACAGTCTACCACCGAAGCTTCCGTATTTTTCCCAATTGTGGCTCTGTGCACTGGGATGCAAGAGCAACACGCAACATGGATGGAGCTGTTTTACAAACACAGGTGGTGTTTCGCATGCCAGTGAAAGCCTTGCTGTGCAGAGCATTGCTGTCAAAAGTGGGGGGTTGAGTTCTGCAGGCACAACCTCATTCATTTATGTCAGCAAGCTCTGCTCACCTTATAAAGCATAACGGGGTGGCGATACATCTAGGGCTAGTAGCATTGACAAGGCCTGGGCAATTGGTTTTATTGCACTCCTGTTCCTCTCCGATCGGTTGCTCATGCAACTTTAACACTATATAGGTAATCTTTTCAAGTGCAGCCTGAGattctccatctgtaaaatgCATTTAAGAAGCACTTCACAAATAATTCCCAATATATTCTTTGCTCATTCTAATTCACTAACTAGCATTAAAACCAAAGGAAAACCTATATTATCCTCCTAACTCTTCTTCGCAATTCAGTACACTCAAAATATCCACCAGTTCATCCTTCTCCATCTCTTCTGTCACAACAAATTCTCCCTTCTCAGCACAATCCAAGGCTATCCAACTAGTTTCCCCTTCTTTAACAAATGTAAGGCTTGTgtgactcctgccaacctagcagttcgaaagcacgtcaaagtgcaagtagataaataggtaccgctctggcgggaaggtaaacggcacttccatgtgctgctctggttcaccagaagtggcttagtcatgctggccacatgacccggaagctgtacgctggctccctcggccaataaagcgagatgagcgccgcaaccccagagtcggccacgactagacctaatggtcaggggtccctttacctttactttactatgCTTGTGTGATGAATTTGTGGATACACACAGTCCTATAAAGGGGGCATTTCAATGAAAAATTAGAACTGAGTCTGCCTTCTCCAATCTAGTGCCCTCCAGAGGCTTTGGAttacaaactcccatcagcctcaaccaacaTGTCTATTAGTCAAGGaaaatggaagctgtagtccaaatctctctggagggcaccaagctgagGATGGCTAAATACAAACTAGTAACTAAGCCAGATATAGGCCTGGGGGAGGCGGCTCAAACTTGACAGGGCCAGAGCTTTTTCAGATCAATGTCCATTATGTGTTCCCAAATCCATAGAGACCAAGTCTGAAGGATTTGCTATCAAAGTAGAACATTATTCTGCAAAACTGTATGACTgatcaataaacaaataaatttgaCAATGGGTTGAAAAAGCCACATCCCCAGTACTTCTGATCCAACACTGAAGGCACAAAAAGGCACATTTCCCTTCCACCATTTTCACTTTGTATTTGCCAATGTGTACTGTACTTGATCTCCAAAAACCTATTGAAATTGGTTGCGGGACAGGGAGGCCCTTCCAAGAGACAGTGTCAGTTTGATGAAGGAGCAATATGCAAGAGATGATTGATTCCCATCCTCTAACAATCACAGGCACACAACAAAACTTAGGATGCTATCTTGCTGCTTTCTGATTGGGAGAAACATTCTAAAATCCCAGGATCAAAAAGCACAGCTAAGCAACTAATAGTGTCCTCTAAGGCATCGGAGCAGTCCCTGATACATGCAGCAGTTTGAGTAAAAAAAAGAAGCTAGGCTATTTTTATCCTTATCCAGATCTCTGTGCAAGCAAGGCAAGCCTCAGCCTATCTTGAAAAGTTCTCTGTGCTTGCTGCTTGCTAGGGGCCTTGGAACAGAGGCGGGGTTTCCTCTACAAAgagctttaaataataataataataataataataataataataataatagaatcaacTGGCATCATTTGGGTGGGTGGCAAGTTATACAGGCCAGCCTTAAATGGTTCCTAGATTACCTTCCATTTATAAAGGCTTTAATCAACATTTACACCATTCTTATTCCACTACCAATGAAGGCTGTACAAAATGTTACGGTGAGAATCATTGTGGGGAGGCGAGAACCACAGGAAGTGGTGTGAATTGTCTGCAGCTGGAAGGGGAAGGGAACTGCAGTTACCTGTGTGCTTCCGAAGGTGCTCTTTGAAATGTCCAAAGTGGTCAAATTGCTTATCGCAGTACTGACAGACGTGTATTTTTTTGCCAGGTCTCTGCTTCTTGTTAGCACCACCTTCATCAAGGTGGTAACAGGTAAGGTGCTGCTTCAATGCACTCTCACGCAGGTACCTTTTGTTGCATAGGTCACACTTGTAAGTTTCTGTGGAGTGCGTTTTCATGTGCTCCTTAAAGTGGTAAAACAACTTAAATGTACGGTTGCACTTTTCACAGTGGAAAAGATTGTTGACGTGCGACAACTGAAGTTCCATTATCTCAATGCCTTCCACCTGCTTGCCCGTTGGATCAGATCCGTCGTCACACTCTTCCTGAATTTCACTTTTCCTCTCCCCATGGCGGAACTTGCTGGTAATATCTGCCAGGAGAGCCAAAGCTGACTCATCTGATGTACCCGTGGTTTGTATGTACTTTATCGACTGTTCAGCAGAAGCGACCTCCTCAAGTGCTTCAACGTTATTTTCTTCCACGTCGATAGCCCCTTCTGTAATCTCCACCTCAATTTCAACAGGCTCAGATTCCGCGCAGGGCAGTGTTTCAGTAATAACATTGGACGTCTCTGCTATCTTCCTCTTTTTGGCTATACTCTTATCTTCTGCCTGATCCGATTCGGGCGGCAATGAATTTTCTTTGTTCCTAGAAAAATTATACACAACACAGTGCATAACATCAAAAGGGCAGTTCTGTTGCACTTAAGGCTAACCAGGCTTCTCATTTTAACTCAGAATCCGTAGCCAGCTTTAAATGAGCAAACTGGCTATTCCAAATACACTGTTGCTGAAGATGTAACAGTTAGACCTAGTGGCAAGGATTTATGTTCCTAAAGGGAAGGAGAGCATGAACCTGTGCCCTGGGACATAGGGGGTAAGGCAGTACTTAAATCATCCTGGGCCTAAGTTGTTCAGCACTTTGTACACTGGTAAAAGAACCTTGAACCAGGTCTTTTAACAGCAGCATCATTTGTTTGCAGCAGTTTCTATCATGAGTCTGGCTGTAGCATTCTGCAGTGGCTGAAGCTTCCACAACAGACCCAAGAGCGGCCCCTCTTATTTATCATGAAGACCACAGGATGATGCAGTAGTCATCATCATGGAAAGCCAACAAGAAGAGAAGCTGGCCAGAGCATCGAAGATGGGTAAAGATAGTTCTAACATGCCTTCCCAAGGCACAGTCCTCCGAGAAACCACACTCACCTGATTTCGAGTGCTTTAATGGCTTCCAGCATCTGAAGATACTCCGCTGCTTTCCAGACATCACTTGCTTCCTCTTCCCCTTGGACCATCAGCTTGGCGGTGTACGTGAACTCAATTAAGTGACGAAATGCCATGTTACTTACACCTAATGATAGCAAAGAACAAAATGAAACCTAGGCTTTGCACAGAGGCTTTGCTAGTAAATACCTAAACaactgccttattattattattattattaaaatttgtatactgcccttcatccaaagaactcagggcagttcacagcattaaaAGCATTGAAGGGTCATTTTCAACTCCGTTCAGTTCATACTGCCTACATCAATAACTAGCCGGGTTATGTTTTATGGCCACTTCCTGCTGTCTGCTCTCAGCATTTAATAATTGGACGTAATGTGTACATGTATTAACCCCATTCCACTTTGTTATATGTTCTAGACCTAAGAACTGGTGGGATATGACTAGAATGAAACACTTCCCTGGAAAATATCTCTTAATCCTAAGCTGAAAGTATCCTTATGAGAATGGGAAGACAAGTGAAAGGGACAtagcagggtttttgttttcctAGTTCTTTTCACGCAAGAGTTCTTGATCTAACAGAATCAACAAGTTACCTTCTATCTCTACTAGAGGTTCCTGAGTGAAGTCTTGGAAGAATTTGTAGAAAAACTGGCTACAGGCAGCAAGAACAGCTTTATGGGCTTTAAAATGGTGACctagaaggagagaaagaactgGATATAAATATATGTTAGATGGTCATAGTGGAGAGGAGAAACATTTTAATATACAGCCTTCTATATTAACAAGACCAAGAAAACTGCAGTGTCAAGTCTTCCCACAGAGTACGTGTCTCCAAATTTCACGTCAAACAGTAGATCTAAACACACTAGGTATTTAGACCTCTTTAGTGGAGGTCTCATTTGGACATGGTGATTTAACAATACAGGCAACAACTGTTTTATGCACGTCTGACTGACGTGCGATCGTGCAGGCGTGCACAGTGCTGAACCTAGAAGTGACCCAAAAAGGTTGGAATGGGGGCAGGGTGCAACACTTTACGTGGGTCCACTGGAATGCGTGGGGCCCCAGAACGTAACTCCCGTGCAAAATGAGGATTGcacgtacagtagtacctctggatgcgaacgggatccgttccggagccctgttcgcatcctgaagcgaatgcaacccgtgtctgtgcatCGCGATGCGCCGCTTCCAcacatgtgcatgacgtcattttgagcgtctgcacatgtgcgagcggcgcaacccgaaaatgctcaacccggagctacttcaacccaaggtatgactgtactgaatgTTATGAAAAAGCACATCAGGATGGAATGTGGACGGTGGCTTAGGAAGGGGGGTGCACTGGGTGCGGGCTGctccgggtgtcatcactgaggggagtGACTGCGGAGCCTGGCCTGCAGTGAGCCCGAGCCACATCTCTCTCTtggggagtgacgtggtggctcagGCAGCTGCAGGCTCTGCGATGCCCAAAACAGCAATGTGGGGCTTACGGACTCCATGGAGGTTCCGTGCAGCATGCTCTGCCCCACCCCCGGGTGCAGGGCATTTGTGCCGCCCTGGGCacccgagcagctagctacgccactggataTGGACTTTGGATGGGTGAGAGGGAAGAGAATGCAGCATCCAGTTTCTTCACAAACTAATACAGTGCACAAATCTATTTTATCAAATGATTTAGGGAAGAATTCAGCATTTCAGTTTGCTGCATACTCTTGCAAAATAGATTCAATTAtcagaaaaatcattttaaattgtGAAAGGGGGTGGTAATACATATAATAAAACAAGCAGAAAAAATGTTTTGCCTTCTACAATATTTGTGCAGCCTGATCTTATGCCAGTCAACTGGGAATTTTAAGTCCTGAGTTGAATCGGACTGCAACCTAGGCAGGTGTATATGTAAGTGGCCTAAAGCTGTAAACTAAACAAGCCATGGTATTTGAATTTCAGTTGACCATCACTCAGCTTCAATGAAACTTAACTGGCTTAAGTCCAGATGCCTTGCCTTAATTCAAATTATGGACAATATGTTTGTGTGAGACCCAGTTTGCATCACGACATACCATCCACAATCAAAGTGATGTCTGTGAATTGATCCTGCTCCCGCTGTTCATTCAGTCTGTCCAACATTACTTTGTAATGTTCTGGAAATTCCTGAATGCATTCCATCGTCTCTTCAGCTTCCATGGCTAATAGATTTGTCTAGGAAAGATCATCAGTCGTAATGAGAACTCCACAGTCCATAGCCATAAATGGTTACAGTAAGCAAGGATATTCATCAGCAATAGGTATCCAGACTCAGAAGCGGGTCCTATAAAACGATGAGTAAAGTTAGAAGCACACAGTATTACACCTGCCACATCTGGAGAAGCTATAGCAAATACAAGGCTcattatataaaaacacagtgcaTAGATAGCTGAACGACAATATGAAGCCCATGGTACAAGGGGAGATGAAGAACCCGGTCACAATAGAGCCAAGGAAGCCAACAGCAGCATGGCCAGGAAAGCCAAGGGCAGCAATCTGGCTAGGGAATACTCAAGAGAAACACTGGCAGTTGAGGGGAAAGGAAGTGATGGCAGTAAGAAAAGCTGTGGATTATTGGAGAGAAAAACACTGTTGTATGGAGGGAGATTTTGGTTTCCAGCCATAGGAACCTGAAGCAcctgcatttcttaacttttaaggttttcttttaaaaaactaaacagGCTAGGTTTTCATTACCGCCTTTAACTAAGTGTTTCATTCATCAGAATCATGGGCAACATGAATTTATATTGCCAATGCTACAGACAAGAGAGCAGAGgcatagaaagaaaagaaattatgcATTTGGAGCTTGTGTGACCACAGGAGCCCAGAGAGTAGTGCAACAGGTTTTGGGATTGcaagcaagtaccgtatttttcgccctatagggtgcactggcccataggacgcaccgacccctctcgctctccaggcttcagcggaagcctgcattcgccccataggacgcacatacatttccccttcatttttggaggggaaaaagtgcgtcctatagggcgaaaaatacggtaatccactAAGACGATGGATTGCTGGAAGTTAAAACTAAAATGGGATTAGATTCTCTGCAAGCACACATAGTACGTACACAGTATGTACATACATAGATAAACTATACACCCACATACAGGGTGGTACAACTGCTACTTTTCTATGGCTCAATTCCATACAGCTAGGAAGTATTTAGGACTGTTCATTATGTTTATATCTCCCTGTTCCTCCATCATGGAATTCAAGGTGCCGTATGTATACTAGGTTCTCAGTACCATCCATTGAGGCACGGACTCAACCCAGGTCTCTTGCTTCAGCAAGGTTGCTGTATTACATTCCttcagactagggcctgggatcATCCAAATGAGAGAATAATTATTTCAAATTTGTAATAGCCAGGATAACAAACATCAATTTGCAGTGCAGATCCTGAGGTAAAAATAGTATTCCAGTGCTGTTGGTGCTCAAGAGATGTTGAGCTCAAAGGAGGTATGGGGCATATAAGGGCATGTTGGGGGAATTTGATGCAGTTTCCTTCATTGGACCACCCCCTGCCAGCAAACGAGGGAAACAGAAGTACACCAACTCCAGGAACCAAtggaacagaaaatgaaaaataaagagtGGGGAGAGGGGGCCACAGTACAGGGCAGGACTTTGGATGTGTCGGGCTTCTGTCCCATTAGGATTGCtgtgtttaaaaaaatcagaatacAGGTTTCCTGTATTTCATCACCCAGGGCACCCAACTGTCTCATGCATCATTGTGTACATTTGATTTTGCATCGAAATGTCACTGCTGCGCTGCACTTCACAGCTGTTTACCATGGATTCTCTCTGTAGTCATGTGTGTGCTGAGGTTTGCAACCACGCGCCACAggcttatttctctctctctctgtcaaatAAGTATCACATGCTACATCCATTGGACTCTAATGCAAAGTTTCTCAAACTGTACTCTGCAAGCTCCATTCAGGGGGTCGATGGGAAGGCTTTGGAAGAGCTGCGATTCTCTGCTCTCAGTCCTGTCTTGAAGACAAAACTGCTTTTTGACAAGGGTCaggttccctttttttttttaaaaaaaaaaaaggttcttttGAATCTTAAGCACTACTAAATTATGGTTTGATGCTGCTGTCAGCTACCTTGAGTTTCTTAAATGAAAAGGCAGCACTTATTTCAGGCAAGAAATCATAACACCTCTTAAGCTGCAATAAGAGCCCTGCTGCTTTCCTAGCTCAGAAGCCACGAGACCCCAGGAGCAGAACGTGCCCCTCAAACAGGCTCAGAAGCATCTCTCCTTAGGAGAGCCACACGGTACTTGAGTCCACTGGGGGCACGCACGTCAATCATCGGCTGGCCAGCCAATCGCAGCACTGGAAGGTAGAGAAGCGGGCCAATGAGCTGCTAAAGCGGGCTAAGCGGAAGGCCTAACCGTCGAGGGGCGACGAGAAGCGAAAGGGCCTccctgaaggggaaaaaagagaacgGAGCGGGAGGTCCCCGCACTAGCCGGCGCGGGCGGAAAGACGCCATAAGGCAGCCGGCGCACAGACCGGCGCAACCCCGGCGGCGGCCCTGTCTCCAGAGCCGTTATTACGTCATCAAATCGCGCATTAAATCGATCCCTTCTCGACGCCAGCCTCGGCCAGAGGCGAGCGCCGACCTCGAGAAAATCGGAAGGGTCCGAGAAACACTCACCTGGAGGAGCCTCCCGCCCCGCCGAGCCTCCTCAGCCGCCGCTATCGCTTCCTGCTTGCCGAAAAGCGGGGCAAGCGCCGGCCAATAGCGCTACTCGCATTCCCGTCCTGCACCGCGCGCCGGAAATGGCGAGCTCGTTGACCTCCTTTACCTGCCGGGGCGCTCTAGGGAAATTGGCGGGCCCAAGTGCATGATGGGAGTTTTGAGGTGCCCGCTTTGAGCTGCTGCCCGAGTCCCATTCGCTGTGCCGCGAGATGCATGCCGGTAGTCGTAGTAGGCGCCGTGCTCCTgtttctgctgctgcctctgttgcaggtggcagctttcttttctttctttctttctttctttctttctttctgttagcAAAAGCACTCTGCTTAATATTGGGCATCATTTTGCTATTTATGAATGCGTATTAACTAATGCTAATGGATGGAAAACAACAGCTGGACATACTGGGAGAGTTattggaagaagaaaacacaTTTATTATAAAACGTTCTCCCTTCAACAGAAAATTGGACAAAGAGACGTGTCCTGTTTGCCAAACATGTCTTTACCACAATTTTATTTGGTGTGCCGCTTTTccgtagttaaaaccatgctcaaggtggcttacattatgaaaagatttacataattacaaacaacaaaagccataaaacaataaacaaaacacttcaaaaagtacacaaccaaacatGTGCTCAAGATCTCCTTTTAATCAAGCTCCAGTGTTTTTGTGGTGAATATTGCTAGTTCCTAATCTCAAAAGGTTTTCtttccagtaataataataataataataataataataataataataataataataattttatttatttatttatttatttatttatacatacatacatacatacatacataccctaacccaaccactctgggcagctcccaatagaatactaaacagaataaaacatcaaacattaaaaactcccctaaacaggctgctttcagatgtcttctgaaagtcagttgcttatttccttgacatctgatgggagggtgttccacagggtgggtgccaccaccgagaaggccctctgcctggttccctgtaacctcacttctcgcagtgagggaaccgcaagaaggggctcggtgctggacctcactgtccaggttgaacgatgggggtggagaagttccttcaggtatactgggctgaggctgtttagggctatTTTATGCAAGCTTTACATAATAAAGTCACAGAACGTATTTATAAGCATGTTCGATGTCTTTGTAACTTtccgctttaaaaaaaaccatttcttAAAATGTCAAGAACCTTTCAACATGTCTGAAGATTACTTCTTCATGTTTTACTTTTGCCCTGGTAGTGCAATCCTCAGAAAGTATTGGATATATAACCATGTTCTAAGTAACCTGTTCCAAGCAtagttttttgaggggggtgggtTACACTGTATGATGtgtgagtcccttctaattcctgattccggcaagggttaaaatctaatggaaaATCCCATTGTTGAATTAGCCAGGCAAGGGCCAAAATGGCCCCTAAGTATGGGTCAATTAGTATAAGAAAGGAAGTTGCTCTGTGACCCTCCCTCACCTGACTAGTAATGAAAGTTGgggttggtggggagggagattaaTCCTTATGTAACTTCCTGCATGTGCCAACCATCCCTACTGTGAcattctccttctttggaggtctttaagcagaggcttgacaaccatatgtcaggagtgctctgatggtgtttcctgcttggcagggggttggactcgatggcccttgtggtctcttccaactctatgattctatgattctatgattctatgattttgggAACAAGCCACAGcacagtggcagaacacctgcttttcaatccctggcatctccaggtagaccaAGGAGTGAAACCTTCCTGAACCTGGGAGAGACACTGCGAGTCAAGTgtgaacaatactgagctaggtgaaccaATGATTTAACTTagtatataaggcagcttcctatgttcctgtgcctTATGAAGGAAGCACAGAGTTAGATGTTTCCGTATTACTGGTGTATATTGTGGACAGTTGATGAcccaaccttgatggcagaaagtgaggaggaattaaagaaccttttaatgagggtggaagaggagagtgcaaaatatggtctgaagctcaacatcaaaaaaacaaagatcatggccactagtcccatcacctcctggcaaatagaaggggaagaaatggaggcagtgagagattttactttcttgggctccatgatcaatgcagatggtgaccgcagtcacgaaattaaaagacgcctgcttctagggagaaaagcaatgacaaacctagacagcatcttaaaaagcagagacatcaccttgccaacaaaggtccgtatagttaaagccatggttttcccagtagtgatgtagggaagtgagagctggaccataaagaaggctgatcgccgaagaattgatgcttttgaa
This genomic stretch from Podarcis muralis chromosome 11, rPodMur119.hap1.1, whole genome shotgun sequence harbors:
- the ZNF131 gene encoding zinc finger protein 131 isoform X2, with the translated sequence MEAEETMECIQEFPEHYKVMLDRLNEQREQDQFTDITLIVDGHHFKAHKAVLAACSQFFYKFFQDFTQEPLVEIEGVSNMAFRHLIEFTYTAKLMVQGEEEASDVWKAAEYLQMLEAIKALEIRNKENSLPPESDQAEDKSIAKKRKIAETSNVITETLPCAESEPVEIEVEITEGAIDVEENNVEALEEVASAEQSIKYIQTTGTSDESALALLADITSKFRHGERKSEIQEECDDGSDPTGKQVEGIEIMELQLSHVNNLFHCEKCNRTFKLFYHFKEHMKTHSTETYKCDLCNKRYLRESALKQHLTCYHLDEGGANKKQRPGKKIHVCQYCDKQFDHFGHFKEHLRKHTGEKPFECPNCRERFARNSTLKCHLTACQSSAGAKKGRKKLYECQVCNSIFNSWDQFKDHLVIHTGDKPNHCTLCDVWFMQGSELRRHLQEMHNITERLVTEDILPVDSDPVASMTIIEQVEQVHVLPVIQVQVDPAQVTVEQVHPDLIQNNQVKGEQIAELQEQVEISYLEVEHIQTEQSAEVHMEELDVEHVNQLQMEEVQAQLIEETDIEQVESGHVDQGELEANPPVQAEEVEAHTADHEESDDLKTQPIVDMQEEKVET
- the ZNF131 gene encoding zinc finger protein 131 isoform X1, whose product is MEAEETMECIQEFPEHYKVMLDRLNEQREQDQFTDITLIVDVLSLLLGHHFKAHKAVLAACSQFFYKFFQDFTQEPLVEIEGVSNMAFRHLIEFTYTAKLMVQGEEEASDVWKAAEYLQMLEAIKALEIRNKENSLPPESDQAEDKSIAKKRKIAETSNVITETLPCAESEPVEIEVEITEGAIDVEENNVEALEEVASAEQSIKYIQTTGTSDESALALLADITSKFRHGERKSEIQEECDDGSDPTGKQVEGIEIMELQLSHVNNLFHCEKCNRTFKLFYHFKEHMKTHSTETYKCDLCNKRYLRESALKQHLTCYHLDEGGANKKQRPGKKIHVCQYCDKQFDHFGHFKEHLRKHTGEKPFECPNCRERFARNSTLKCHLTACQSSAGAKKGRKKLYECQVCNSIFNSWDQFKDHLVIHTGDKPNHCTLCDVWFMQGSELRRHLQEMHNITERLVTEDILPVDSDPVASMTIIEQVEQVHVLPVIQVQVDPAQVTVEQVHPDLIQNNQVKGEQIAELQEQVEISYLEVEHIQTEQSAEVHMEELDVEHVNQLQMEEVQAQLIEETDIEQVESGHVDQGELEANPPVQAEEVEAHTADHEESDDLKTQPIVDMQEEKVET